Proteins co-encoded in one Halorussus lipolyticus genomic window:
- a CDS encoding NAD-dependent epimerase/dehydratase family protein, whose protein sequence is MDTALVIGGTRFIGRHLVSDLLDHDYDVTIFNRGNHENPFEENDAVTHYEGDRTNETALERAKQEVEPDAVFDCVAYKPREVRAATEIFSDAEAYVYISSGDAYGNEEIPKREDETELRPCTMEQATDDSGETYGNRKAEGDRAIEAAADRGVNAYSVRPCIVYGPHDYTERLDYWIHRVANYDRVVVPGDGDNVWHRAYVEDVASALRTVAEEGTPGESYNVGDRRIVTIDEMLELIADALDTDIDIVHAGERELSAADLSPDDFILYRDYPHVLDTDKLANLGWDSTPLAEAMEKTVAESLDSDRDGSEYDPGRDAEERVLGVLDTL, encoded by the coding sequence ATGGACACCGCACTCGTCATCGGCGGCACGCGGTTCATCGGCCGCCACCTCGTCTCGGACCTGCTGGACCACGACTACGACGTGACGATTTTCAACCGCGGAAATCACGAAAATCCCTTCGAGGAGAACGACGCCGTCACCCATTACGAGGGCGACCGGACCAACGAAACCGCGCTCGAACGGGCCAAGCAGGAGGTCGAACCCGACGCCGTCTTCGACTGCGTGGCCTACAAGCCCCGCGAGGTCCGGGCCGCGACCGAGATTTTCTCGGACGCCGAGGCCTACGTCTACATCTCGTCGGGCGACGCCTACGGAAACGAGGAGATACCCAAGCGCGAGGACGAGACCGAACTCCGACCCTGCACGATGGAGCAGGCCACCGACGACTCGGGCGAGACCTACGGCAACCGGAAAGCCGAGGGCGACCGAGCAATCGAGGCCGCGGCGGACCGCGGCGTCAACGCCTACAGCGTCCGGCCCTGCATCGTCTACGGTCCCCACGACTACACCGAGCGACTGGATTACTGGATTCACCGAGTCGCCAACTACGACCGGGTGGTCGTGCCCGGCGACGGCGACAACGTGTGGCACCGCGCCTACGTCGAGGACGTGGCGAGCGCGCTCCGGACCGTCGCCGAGGAGGGCACGCCCGGCGAGTCCTACAACGTGGGGGACCGCCGCATCGTGACGATAGACGAGATGCTGGAACTCATCGCGGACGCGCTGGATACCGACATCGACATCGTTCACGCCGGGGAGCGCGAACTCTCTGCGGCGGACCTCTCGCCCGACGACTTCATCCTCTACCGGGACTACCCCCACGTGCTGGATACGGACAAACTGGCGAACCTCGGGTGGGACTCGACCCCGCTCGCGGAGGCCATGGAGAAGACGGTCGCAGAGTCCCTCGATAGCGACCGCGACGGGAGCGAGTACGACCCCGGCAGAGACGCCGAGGAGCGCGTGCTTGGCGTACTCGACACGCTCTAA
- a CDS encoding GNAT family N-acetyltransferase, with protein MGQREAESDGIEIREAETGDVDGIRNVALASLRASYADVLDEEVIETAVENWYADEAMDAELDEDGMLYLVAVAGDTVVGFSQNLVSEEGGTGTILWLHVDPDNRDQGVGSTLLKHTQAVLSERGVEHVAAEVLAGNENGTRFYEENGFERSIERETEIGDGTYTEVVYVQEGKEKFEVREYDGQTLYVNWLESDRGSKAPFFAAYSDEDGENLYGYFCSNCESFDTAMDSMERLECNECGNTKKPVRWDASYL; from the coding sequence ATGGGACAGAGAGAGGCCGAGTCAGACGGAATCGAAATTCGGGAAGCCGAAACGGGGGACGTTGACGGCATCCGAAACGTCGCGCTGGCGTCGCTCCGCGCGTCCTACGCCGACGTTCTCGACGAGGAGGTCATCGAAACCGCGGTCGAGAACTGGTACGCCGACGAGGCCATGGACGCCGAACTCGACGAGGACGGGATGCTCTACCTCGTCGCCGTGGCGGGCGACACCGTGGTCGGGTTCTCCCAGAACCTCGTGTCCGAGGAGGGCGGCACCGGGACCATCCTCTGGTTACACGTGGACCCCGACAACCGCGACCAAGGCGTCGGCTCCACCCTCCTGAAGCACACCCAAGCGGTCCTCTCGGAGCGCGGCGTCGAACACGTCGCCGCCGAAGTGCTGGCGGGCAACGAGAACGGGACGCGCTTCTACGAGGAGAACGGCTTCGAGAGGTCCATCGAGCGCGAGACCGAAATCGGCGACGGAACGTACACCGAAGTTGTCTACGTCCAAGAGGGCAAGGAGAAGTTCGAGGTCCGCGAGTACGACGGCCAGACCCTCTACGTCAACTGGCTAGAGAGCGACCGGGGGTCGAAGGCCCCGTTCTTCGCGGCCTACAGCGACGAGGACGGCGAAAATCTCTACGGCTACTTCTGTTCGAACTGCGAGAGCTTCGACACCGCGATGGACTCGATGGAGCGGTTAGAGTGCAACGAGTGTGGGAACACGAAGAAGCCGGTTCGGTGGGACGCTTCGTATCTGTGA
- a CDS encoding metal ABC transporter substrate-binding protein — MDTSTRRRDEHRLSRRRAITAGSGLLATGLAGCLGSVSGGQGGETSGSGDGPVAVASFFSFYDFGRKIAEETPVEVRNLIPTGLHGHGWEPNASITKDIIEADAFIHVGPDFQPWADRAIQTLKDDDIDTHLINSREGIELADLAATLDPDEEGVGKDRGKDPHFWLDPQRAKQSVDNIADGLAEIAPDHEETLRENAETYKSDVLQRIDEDYQAIFDAASRDVVQLAAHNAFQYIGVRYGVEMRPLVVNLAASGDVKPSDIVKAKKVIEENDINYIGNGVFESRKPAKQLVRETQVEAYYPVTPYAGVRENWVENNWGYEEIAYNVNMPTFEVVLGNKSPDEAGPDGWNQEWRNFE, encoded by the coding sequence ATGGATACCTCGACGCGACGACGAGACGAGCATCGACTCTCTCGCAGACGAGCGATTACCGCCGGGTCCGGACTCCTCGCTACCGGATTGGCCGGCTGTCTCGGAAGCGTTAGCGGCGGACAGGGCGGCGAAACGAGCGGTTCCGGCGACGGACCAGTCGCCGTGGCGTCGTTCTTCAGTTTCTACGACTTCGGCCGGAAGATAGCCGAGGAGACGCCGGTCGAGGTCCGGAACCTGATTCCGACCGGACTCCACGGCCACGGGTGGGAACCGAACGCAAGCATCACCAAGGACATCATCGAAGCGGACGCGTTCATCCACGTCGGGCCGGATTTCCAGCCGTGGGCCGACCGAGCGATACAGACGCTGAAGGACGACGACATCGACACGCACCTCATCAACAGCCGCGAGGGAATCGAGTTGGCCGACCTCGCGGCCACGCTCGACCCCGACGAGGAGGGCGTCGGTAAGGACCGAGGCAAGGACCCCCACTTCTGGCTCGACCCCCAGCGCGCCAAGCAGTCGGTCGATAACATCGCCGACGGCCTCGCCGAAATCGCGCCCGACCACGAGGAGACGCTCCGGGAGAACGCCGAGACCTACAAATCTGATGTTCTCCAGCGAATCGACGAGGACTATCAGGCCATCTTCGACGCGGCGTCCCGCGACGTGGTGCAACTCGCCGCCCACAACGCCTTCCAGTACATCGGGGTCCGGTACGGCGTCGAGATGCGACCCCTCGTGGTGAACCTCGCGGCCAGCGGCGACGTGAAACCCTCGGACATCGTGAAAGCCAAGAAGGTCATCGAGGAGAACGACATCAACTACATCGGTAACGGCGTCTTCGAGTCGCGGAAGCCGGCGAAGCAACTGGTCCGCGAGACGCAGGTCGAGGCCTACTACCCGGTGACGCCCTACGCCGGCGTCCGTGAGAACTGGGTCGAGAACAACTGGGGCTACGAGGAGATAGCCTACAACGTCAACATGCCCACCTTCGAGGTCGTCCTCGGCAACAAGTCGCCCGACGAGGCCGGACCCGACGGGTGGAATCAAGAGTGGAGGAACTTCGAATGA